A stretch of DNA from Lentisphaerota bacterium:
GCAGTGGCGGCCGGACCGGAGCCGGCTGAGGCCGGGACTTCCCCGGAATACGGCGGGGTGGCGCGCGAAGAGGACTGATGGGTGATGACCAACGGCAAACGAATCCTGGTGACGGGCGGCGCGGGGTTTATCGGCTCTGCGGTGATACGGCATCTGTTGCGGACGCGAGACGTCCGCGTGCTGAACCTGGACAAGCTCACCTACGCGGGCAACCCGGAGTCGTTGCGAGAGGCGGCGGCTGACGAGCGGTATGCGTTTGTCCGCGCCGACATCTGTGACGCGGAGGCCGTACGCCGCACGTTTGAGACGTTCCGACCCGACGCAGTGATGCACCTGGCGGCGGAATCCCATGTCGACCGCTCGATCGACGGACCGTCCGCCTTCATGCAGACCAACATTATCGGCACGTACACCCTGTTGGAGGCGGCCCGGAAGCACTGGGCCGGATTGCCCGAGTCTCACCGTCGGGCATTCCGTTTCCAACACATCTCCACCGACGAGGTCTATGGCAGCCTCGGCCCGGACGGTCTGTTCTCGGAATCCACGCCTTATGATCCCCGTTCGCCCTATTCCGCCAGCAAAGCCGCCTCGGATCATTTGGTGATGGCTTGGCACCACACCTACGGACTGCCCGTCGTGATCACGAACTGCTCAAACAATTACGGCCCGTACCATTTTCCCGAGAAGCTGGTTCCCCTGATCATTCTGAATGCAATCGATCTCAAGCCCCTCCCCATCTATGGCAAGGGCGATAACGTGCGTGACTGGCTCTATGTTGAAGACCATGCGTGCGCGTTGGCAACCGTTCTGGATTGCGGCGTCTCAGGCGAGACCTACAACGTGGGAGGCTCAAACGAGCGCACTAATTTGCAGGTGGTGGAGACGATCTGTTCGGTCCTGGACGAACTGCGCCCCCGGCGCGACGGCGGCTGCTATGGCGACCTGATCACGTTTGTCGCGGACCGTCCCGGACACGACAGGCGTTATGCGATCGATGCGTCCAAGATCCGCCGGG
This window harbors:
- the rfbB gene encoding dTDP-glucose 4,6-dehydratase produces the protein MTNGKRILVTGGAGFIGSAVIRHLLRTRDVRVLNLDKLTYAGNPESLREAAADERYAFVRADICDAEAVRRTFETFRPDAVMHLAAESHVDRSIDGPSAFMQTNIIGTYTLLEAARKHWAGLPESHRRAFRFQHISTDEVYGSLGPDGLFSESTPYDPRSPYSASKAASDHLVMAWHHTYGLPVVITNCSNNYGPYHFPEKLVPLIILNAIDLKPLPIYGKGDNVRDWLYVEDHACALATVLDCGVSGETYNVGGSNERTNLQVVETICSVLDELRPRRDGGCYGDLITFVADRPGHDRRYAIDASKIRRELGWSPQESFETGIRKTVHWYLNNAWWWEPIRSGSYAGERLGRGAG